The genomic region gAGCGCGAGCAGCGACACACCAGATACCTTCACAACCTTGAACCTGACACCAGGGATATCTCCCACAGCATGGCCCTTACGACCAAACCCAGCAATCAACACCTCATCCTACAGCAAAAGAGATGGTTAGCTTTTTCATTACATAGATTTTGACAATCACCACAAGGCGGCGAACTGGTCAAGGAACACATACATTCTCCTCGATGTAGTTTAGGCAACCATCATTTGGCACAAAGGCAGCAATCTTTTTCCCATTCTTCACCAGCTGAACACGGGCACACTTACGGATGGCAGAGTTCGGCTGCTTGGCCTCAATACCACTACACAGTGGAAGCAATAAACCTTAGCCCAAGCACAGCAAGTACAAGATAATAAAAGCACCGAT from Zea mays cultivar B73 chromosome 6, Zm-B73-REFERENCE-NAM-5.0, whole genome shotgun sequence harbors:
- the LOC103630443 gene encoding 40S ribosomal protein S23 → MGKTRGMGAGRKLKTHRRNQRWADKAYKKSHLGNEWKKPFAGSSHAKGIVLEKIGIEAKQPNSAIRKCARVQLVKNGKKIAAFVPNDGCLNYIEENDEVLIAGFGRKGHAVGDIPGVRFKVVKVSGVSLLALFKEKKEKPRS